A window of the Oncorhynchus kisutch isolate 150728-3 linkage group LG12, Okis_V2, whole genome shotgun sequence genome harbors these coding sequences:
- the knl1 gene encoding uncharacterized protein knl1 produces MEPPDAASRTDDHVGSSKRRISSILKVPRTSIKFTGPELEESRVEVVKPVEKRISRRVSFATSNDVLLFSKDVKNGSPVRSPLKNLTTTAENISIHTGSIDGSQPITGMETLLNAPLHVSQQRNKENVMFNQDDYGEKTMMFTGEDTAFMDMTHSHTILIANDSESSVVLPNEINVTTPTCGNMDFTFSMEKGKTGCFQDSTENYAPFKNPSSLARGIDPEFEHFLASITKSSGPMCNPIAPKSSTTVAFHRAASPPEKMNNRRFLAALNARRSGVDKENQLPALSATGGDCTVGSIIPQRQGPQFMNTSTMQTEQDHMDLTKSHTTLIDGKGVFQCVQTVSSEEQRLRGTTFSQVTVPTDPDEMELTRSQTVAIDSKAIWMFGSNPSQKIERKSVVFTSDPNKSQIFSGDDHGMEITSALNVPLQENVCAPTKKGESSPWMFPPENRIPSVQQNQQTSYPYSDDMEMTRCQTVAIDSKSVALTEIPLLGNTRKSLSFMPASHRGVFFSEDGNGMDLTEALTGNIVSNSHIAINKPLQSLFPTTEMSFHSDLSTNMEMTSGQRSNKVLEPASSDPDDMEITKSLTAVIDSKYCVMEKPSLSKPKTKFDLGLSYVPPSMEYGNFSDDANSVKRALDQVKGFSVAISDPDDMEITRSQTVAIDTKSLNVVNRMQNTRKSLSFMSASNRPSHMSEDDCGMDMTKSLTVSIDHRNGLKVTDETTGRLFPISKHQKETFEKSLIRAELSTDDMEITRSQTGVIDTRGFGVTPSLQGGRGRFVSFLDSNKTLIGEDNNCMEMTQALTAQILTNVSHSAHGGETLARMSTISKTNFTGAKGNHFVEVGHKPDQRWASDSDDMDMTRSQTAVIESENIKMGNRDPFMGRQHLSSVSKTLQMVPLAEQSAHGEITFQLGVESLCSKKAPTSSDSDEMELTRSQTVAIESKVINMMFSPETNPPLGNVSISQANYMEVKRVAEATRCRNNPVAVPSNLEEKKMARDETEMFSEDHEMEMTKAVTTQIEQHAPTNVKGPSSTTNAISLCLLEGHPREIPTNLTEHFDLKGLADRNDPDLKDEDCSFIPNNPESSPIASSVSTEDNIPLKKAKTRRMSLADLQLKLNHMSRMINESTEVMGSCTAPLSHLMRTSDQHNVETESFSTVDYGSKTMGLMTERPTSVNLEDHIIHNDKPNMTAPLNLKSKCLASRLSFGGFLPKLPQIAKPSESNQSNNVIDFGKLLKKNSLGGTHELRSNTSMENIDDEVLPDISSEEDLSETMDTKSPQRVDDKINIFLGKVVKDVVEHEVFKEPVLTVTQCQKRPLPEEGHDDSMDEVKRNKPSTENIREMIPHTQVVQWDSNCTGAAADGSSSNSNLRCEGTFESSTYRQSQFESLLDNTGDYTSDVRKKLQDGSITVAEFLKLFSIDFVIHKPRQSILPARIVSDLDRKTEDLLIEKHINRPKQRVYETDCQILTEMVEGLKARLRDQDSLLQSVNGTLWEAVKGFSDEELLLVGSKLKERRTFFRKRSKVRSHEMKAVLYSDLVRTTREAQHNLRGNIEKTDQCLKDLDECLHDLEDELAAVEGTGVEDCEPTLKARQQGLEKVNKAIAKSERQMCELKLQKKNSVDKVDRLQKETLELEKHIAMLDRVNEWKFVQKDDMKTVYSFLYESLLLEVQFEKPNGEVCEQTERNIMDITFQHQMDDEKSQCYSRLVHNLLCQYIGSETTWFKKYPTSRYIPMLLHDVGLVVSRCRLLGEEIHLMKKWGALRLDILDISCVDTQVRILFSSLKSFSKFEMTVAVTSAYPFGLFHVQNFQNHIGNATKDQVEDIVSSVTPAKNYLTKIVKRIHESLLC; encoded by the exons ATGGAGCCGCCTGATGCTGCATCAAGGACGGA TGATCATGTTGGATCCTCCAAACGGCGTATTTCTTCG ATCCTGAAAGTTCCACGGACATCTATCAAATTCACTGGCCCAGAGCTAGAGGAGAGTCGG GTGGAGGTGGTCAAGCCAGTAGAGAAGAGGATCTCCAGAAGAGTCAGTTTTGCCACTTCCAATGATGTTCTACTGTTTTCAAA AGATGTGAAGAATGGCTCCCCTGTCCGGAGTCCTCTAAAAAACCTCACAACTA CGGCAGAAAACATAAGCATTCATACGGGTTCCATTGATGGTTCTCAACCAATCACAG gCATGGAAACCTTGTTGAATGCTCCCCTCCATGTTTCACAACAAAGAAATAAG GAAAATGTAATGTTCAACCAGGATGATTATGGGGAGAAAACAATGATGTTCACAGGAGAGGACACAGCATTTATGGATATGACTCACAGTCACACAATACTCATCGCCAATGATTCAGAATCATCAGTTGTTCTGCCAAATGAAATCAATGTGACTACACCTACCTGTGGAAACATGGATTTTACTTTTTCAATGGAGAAAGGTAAAACTGGGTGTTTTCAGGACTCAACAGAGAATTATGCCCCCTTTAAAAACCCTTCCTCCTTAGCCAGAGGTATAGATCCAGAGTTTGAACATTTCCTTGCCAGTATAACGAAGTCAAGTGGCCCCATGTGTAATCCAATAGCTCCCAAATCCTCAACTACTGTGGCATTCCACAGAGCTGCATCCCCTCCAGAAAAAATGAACAACAGACGTTTCCTTGCTGCGCTCAATGCCCGCAGGTCAGGAGTTGATAAAGAGAATCAGCTCCCAGCTCTGTCAGCAACGGGGGGAGACTGTACAGTGGGCTCAATTATCCCTCAAAGGCAAGGGCCTCAGTTCATGAATACATCTACGATGCAAACTGAACAAGATCATATGGATCTGACAAAAAGCCATACCACTTTGATAGATGGCAAAGGAGTTTTTCAGTGTGTGCAAACTGTAAGCTCTGAAGAGCAACGGCTTAGGGGAACTACTTTCAGCCAGGTAACTGTCCCTACTGATCCAGATGAAATGGAGTTGACCAGGAGCCAAACTGTTGCCATTGACTCCAAAGCCATTTGGATGTTTGGGTCAAATCCCTCTCAGAAAATTGAAAGGAAAAGTGTGGTCTTCACATCAGATCCCAATAAATCCCAGATCTTCTCAGGTGATGACCATGGCATGGAAATAACTTCAGCTCTCAATGTACCTCTCCAGGAGAATGTGTGTGCTCCGACCAAGAAAGGTGAATCATCACCCTGGATGTTTCCCCCAGAAAACAGAATCCCCTCCGTTCAGCAAAATCAACAGACCTCTTATCCATACTCAGATGACATGGAGATGACAAGATGTCAAACAGTTGCCATTGATTCCAAAAGTGTAGCCCTAACGGAAATTCCCTTACTAGGGAATACAAGGAAAAGTTTGTCTTTTATGCCAGCCTCTCACAGAGGTGTGTTTTTTTCAGAAGATGGCAATGGTATGGATCTGACTGAGGCCCTCACTGGAAATATTGTGTCAAACAGCCATATAGCAATTAATAAGCCACTACAGAGCTTGTTCCCCACAACCGAGATGTCCTTTCACTCTGATCTGAGTACTAACATGGAGATGACTTCAGGACAGAGAAGTAATAAAGTATTGGAGCCTGCATCCTCTGATCCTGATGACATGGAAATCACAAAAAGCCTAACTGCTGTAATTGATTCCAAATATTGTGTGATGGAAAAGCCTTCTCTTAGCAAACCGAAGACCAAGTTTGACCTGGGTCTATCCTATGTGCCACCATCTATGGAATATGGCAATTTCTCAGACGATGCTAACAGTGTGAAGAGGGCGCTGGATCAGGTTAAAGGTTTTTCTGTAGCCATATCGGATCCTGATGACATGGAAATAACTAGAAGTCAAACTGTTGCCATCGACACCAAAAGCCTCAATGTGGTCAATCGCATGCAAAACACAAGGAAAAGTTTATCCTTCATGTCAGCTTCCAACAGACCCAGTCATATGTCAGAGGATGACTGTGGTATGGACATGACCaaatctctcactgtgtctatagATCACAGAAATGGTCTGAAAGTGACAGATGAGACCACTGGCAGATTGTTCCCCATATCAAAACACCAAAAGGAAACATTTGAGAAGAGCCTGATTAGAGCAGAGCTTAGTACAGATGACATGGAAATCACAAGGAGCCAAACTGGGGTTATTGACACCAGAGGTTTTGGTGTAACTCCTTCACTCCAAGGTGGTAGAGGAAGATTTGTCAGCTTTTTGGATTCAAATAAAACTCTTATTGGGGAGGACAACAATTGTATGGAGATGACTCAAGCTCTCACTGCACAGATATTAACAAATGTGTCACATTCTGCCCATGGGGGTGAGACCTTAGCTAGGATGTCCACAATCTCAAAGACAAATTTCACTGGAGCAAAGGGCAATCATTTCGTGGAAGTGGGTCACAAACCTGATCAACGTTGGGCATCAGATTCAGATGACATGGATATGACGAGAAGTCAGACCGCTGTAATTGAGTCTGAAAACATCAAGATGGGGAATCGTGACCCTTTCATGGGAAGGCAACATTTATCCAGTGTGAGTAAGACCCTGCAGATGGTTCCTCTGGCAGAGCAGAGTGCACATGGTGAGATTACGTTTCAGTTAGGTGTTGAAAGCCTCTGCAGTAAAAAGGCACCTACATCTTCTGACTCTGATGAAATGGAACTGACAAGGAGCCAGACTGTTGCAATTGAATCCAAAGTTATTAACATGATGTTTTCCCCTGAAACAAATCCACCATTAGGGAATGTGTCAATTAGTCAGGCAAATTATATGGAAGTGAAACGAGTAGCAGAAGCGACACGTTGCAGAAATAATCCTGTAGCTGTACCCTCTAACCTGGAGGAGAAGAAAATGGCCAGAGATGAAACTGAAATGTTTTCTGAGGATCATGAAATGGAGATGACCAAGGCTGTCACAACGCAAATTGAACAACATGCACCTACCAATGTGAAGGGCCCTTCATCCACCACAAATGCAATTTCCTTGTGTCTACTGGAGGGTCACCCTAGAGAAATCCCCACTAACCTTACAGAACACTTTGACCTAAAGGGATTGGCAGACCGAAATGATCCTGATCTGAAAGATGAAGACTGCTCCTTTATTCCTAACAATCCAGAAAGCTCTCCCATTGCCTCTTCAGTCTCAACAGAAGATAATATACCTTTGAAGAAGGCAAAGACCAGGCGAATGAGTTTGGCAGATCTGCAGTTGAAACTTAATCATATGAGCCGCATGATAAATGAATCCACTGAAGTGATGGGTAGCTGCACTGCACCTTTATCTCACCTGATGAGGACCTCTGACCAACACAATGTAGAGACAGAATCCTTCTCAACTGTAGACTATGGGTCTAAAACCATGGGATTAATGACTGAGAGACCAACAAGTGTCAACTTGGAAGACCATATTATTCACAATGACAAACCTAATATGACTGCTCCTTTAAACTTGAAAAGTAAATGCCTTGCATCACGACTGTCATTTGGTGGTTTCCTGCCCAAACTCCCACAAATAGCCAAACCCTCTGAATCAAACCAGTCCAATAACGTGATAGATTTTGGGAAACTTCTGAAGAAGAATAGCTTGGGTGGCACTCATGAACTGAGGAGCAACACCTCGATGGAGAACATTGATGATGAAGTGCTTCCAGACATTAGCAGCGAAGAGGACTTATCAGAAACTATGGACACCAAGTCACCTCAGAGGGTCGACGacaaaataaatattttcttagGCAAGGTGGTCAAGGATGTTGTGGAGCATGAGGTCTTTAAAGAGCCGGTCCTAACTGTTACCCAATGTCAGAAGAGGCCCCTACCAGAAGAGGGCCATGATGACTCCATGGATGAGGTAAAGAGGAATAAGCCATCAACAGAAAACATCAGAGAAATG ATCCCCCACACACAGGTAGTTCAGTGGGACAGTAACTGTACAGGAGCTGCAGCTGATGGCTCCAGCAGCAACTCCAACCTCCGATGTGAGGGCACATTTGAGTCGTCAA CTTACAGACAAAGCCAATTCGAGTCCCTGCTTGACAACACCGGGGACTACACATCTGATGTACGGAAG AAACTCCAAGATGGCAGCATTACAGTGGCTGAGTTCCTGAAACTCTTCAGCATCGACTTTGTCATCCATAAACCTCGACAAAGTATTCTGCCTGCGAGA ATTGTGTCGGATCTCGATCGCAAAACAGAGGACTTGTTAATCGAGAAACATATCAACCGTCCCAAACAGAGGGTGTATGAGACAGACTGCCAGATACTCACAGAAATGGTGGAGGG GTTGAAAGCACGTCTGAGAGACCAAGACAGTCTTCTGCAAAGTGTTAATGGAACACTTTGGGAGGCGGTGAAGGGCTTTTCAGATGAAGAG TTGCTGCTTGTTGGTTCAAagttgaaagagaggaggacattCTTCAGAAAGAGAAGCAAAGTGCGATCTCATGAAATGAAAGCAGTTTTGTACTCTGACCTTGTGCGCACAACTCGG GAGGCACAACATAACTTGAGAGGAAATATTGAGAAGACCGATCAGTGTCTGAAAGACCTTGATGAATGTCTACATGACTTGGAAGATG AACTTGCAGCTGTGGAGGGCACAGGGGTAGAGGACTGTGAGCCAACCTTGAAAGCAAGGCAGCAAG GGTTGGAGAAGGTCAACAAAGCAATTGCTAAAAGTGAAAG GCAAATGTGTGAATTGAAACTACAGAAGAAAAACTCTGTGGACAAAGTGGACAGACTCCAAAAGGAAACTCTGGAACTTGAGAAACATATTGCCATGCTGGATAG AGTGAATGAATGGAAGTTTGTGCAGAAAGATGACATGAAGACAGTCTACAGCTTTCTCTACGAGTCCTTGCTGTTGGAGGTGCAGTTTGAGAAACCTAACG GAGAGGTCTGTGAACAGACTGAGCGTAACATCATGGACATCACATTTCAACACCAAATGGATG ATGAAAAGTCACAGTGCTACTCTCGGCTTGTACACAATCTGCTATGCCAGTACATAGGCAGTGAAACCACTTGGTTCAAGAAGTACCCCACCAGTCGATACATTCCCATG CTGCTGCATGATGTGGGTCTGGTGGTAAGCCGCTGTCGCCTCCTGGGAGAAGAGATCCACCTGATGAAGAAGTGGGGCGCTCTGAGGCTGGACATCCTGGACATCAGCTGTGTGGACACACA AGTTCGAATCCTATTCTCCAGTCTCAAGTCATTTAGCAAGTTTGAGATGACAGTAGCCGTCACCTCCGCCTACCCCTTCGGTCTCTTTCATGTGCAAAACTTCCAAAATCACATTGGAAATGCAAC AAAAGACCAGGTGGAAGACATTGTGTCATCAGTCACACCAGCCAAGAACTACTTGACCAAGATTGTCAAGAGGATCCATGAAAGTCTGCTGTGCTGA